In one Myxocyprinus asiaticus isolate MX2 ecotype Aquarium Trade chromosome 29, UBuf_Myxa_2, whole genome shotgun sequence genomic region, the following are encoded:
- the LOC127420140 gene encoding neurogenic differentiation factor 4-like: MMTKPYGKPGDVTELVSSLGWMEEDLSSQDGDRMSEIGDRYSLSRSNCGPVELGSEDMEEEEEDEEEVGLDGENAPKRRGPKKKKMTKARQERFRARRVKANARERSRMHGLNDALENLRRVMPCYSKTQKLSKIETLRLARNYIWALSEVLENNQSPESHGFMEMLCKGLSQPTSNLVAGCLELGPSTMLLNKLDDKCGVPGGQQGHPISYPSPGLPSPPYGSLEASHLLHLKGFKGATYENSSPNECSSGTPPYDGPLTPPLSISGNFALKQEPSPHETERNFTPHPTHAAHYLSSHPYPPSSLAGLPAPQGHTLFPGSRYELPLDMGFKTFASSHMVTSQMSTIYTE, encoded by the coding sequence ATGATGACCAAACCTTATGGAAAGCCAGGAGATGTGACTGAGCTGGTCAGCTCCCTTGGATGGATGGAGGAGGACCTCAGCTCACAGGATGGTGACAGGATGTCTGAGATAGGAGATCGCTATTCACTGAGTAGGAGCAATTGTGGACCTGTGGAGCTTGGCAGTGAGGAtatggaggaagaggaggaggatgaagaagaGGTTGGTCTTGACGGAGAAAATGCACCCAAGCGGAGAGGTcctaaaaagaagaaaatgacCAAAGCCAGGCAGGAACGATTTCGCGCCCGCCGCGTCAAGGCCAATGCCAGGGAACGTTCACGTATGCACGGGCTGAATGATGCATTAGAGAACTTGCGTCGCGTCATGCCTTGTTACTCAAAGACCCAGAAGCTTTCCAAAATTGAGACTCTGCGGCTGGCCCGCAACTACATCTGGGCGCTGTCCGAGGTTCTGGAGAACAACCAGTCACCTGAGAGCCATGGCTTTATGGAGATGCTATGCAAGGGGCTTTCACAGCCTACCAGCAACTTAGTAGCTGGCTGCCTCGAATTGGGACCTTCAACCATGCTGCTCAACAAGCTGGATGACAAGTGTGGGGTACCAGGAGGTCAGCAGGGTCACCCCATTAGCTATCCCTCACCAGGACTGCCCAGTCCACCCTACGGCTCATTGGAGGCCTCACACTTGCTACATCTGAAGGGCTTCAAGGGGGCTACCTATGAGAATTCCTCACCTAATGAATGTAGCAGTGGCACGCCACCTTACGATGGCCCTCTTACACCACCTCTTAGTATCAGTGGCAACTTCGCCCTGAAGCAGGAGCCCTCGCCGCACGAGACAGAGAGGAACTTTACGCCTCACCCAACCCATGCCGCCCATTACCTCTCCTCACACCCATATCCACCCTCTTCCTTGGCAGGTCTTCCAGCTCCTCAGGGTCACACACTGTTCCCAGGATCCCGGTACGAGCTACCTTTAGACATGGGTTTCAAAACGTTTGCCTCTTCACACATGGTAACATCTCAGATGAGCACCATTTACACTGAATGA